From one Macrobrachium rosenbergii isolate ZJJX-2024 chromosome 52, ASM4041242v1, whole genome shotgun sequence genomic stretch:
- the LOC136833828 gene encoding DNA topoisomerase 3-alpha-like has product MVMTSVSGHLLNYAFHPSYKNWQSCNPLQLFDAPVSKTCIEGMDPIKRTLEREANLASRLIIWTDCDREGENIGFEVINVCKAIKPTLQIQRAKFSEITFQSVHRALQNLAQPDERQSVAVDVRSELDLRIGAAFTRFQTLRLRRVFPEALADTLISYGSCQFPTLGFVVERYKAIEQFIPEKFWKIKEH; this is encoded by the exons ATGGTAATGACATCAGTATCAGGCCATCTTCTGAATTATGCTTTTCATCCAAGTTACAAAAACTGGCAGAGCTGTAATCCCTTGCAACTTTTTGATGCACCTGTTAGCAAGACCTGCATTGAGGGGATGGATCCCATAaag CGTACACTTGAGAGGGAGGCAAACTTAGCCAGCCGCCTTATCATATGGACAGATTGTGATCGAGAAGGTGAAAATATTGGGTTTGAAGTAATCAATGTTTGTAAAGCCATTAAGCCAACTCTGCAAATTCAAAG AGCAAAGTTTTCAGAGATCACCTTCCAGTCTGTACACCGTGCCTTGCAAAACTTAGCTCAACCTGATGAAAGACAAAGCGTAGCTGTAGATGTTCGTAGTGAACTGGATCTTCGCAttg GTGCTGCTTTTACCAGGTTTCAAACTTTAAGGCTGCGAAGAGTGTTTCCTGAAGCATTAGCAGACACATTGATCAGTTATGGATCTTGTCAGTTTCCAACCCTAGGATTTGTTGTTGAGCGTTACAAGGCCATTGAACAATTTATTCctgaaaaattctggaaaataaaag agcactaa